Within Colius striatus isolate bColStr4 chromosome 5, bColStr4.1.hap1, whole genome shotgun sequence, the genomic segment tactgtttaaaaatatagaaatattattaaaagaaattctGGTTTACAAGGTGACTGAAGTATAGCTCTTGATATACAGTAGCTCAGGTTCGTGTTATGTaacctgcagcagagctgttctAGCCCACAGTTCTGCTGGATAAAAGGAAACCTGGTCTTGGCAAGAAAGAACACCAGCAAGAGCTGTGGAGGCAGACAGTACTCAGTCATCCAAAATCCAGGGTACACACTCAGCCTAACCTCATCTTGCAGTGCAGCTGTGGCATCACAGGGAGCTGCTATCCTCTCCTGTTTGCCAGAAGTATGTGATGGCAAAGATAGGAAAAAATGTGTAGTATGACTTGTAGTTCTACATAACAAATGTCCAAGAGAGAATGCTTTCAAATAACATCTATACAGAAATTTACCCATGATTACAAACTTAAAAAACTGAGACTTTTAAAGCCCAAAGCCTCCAACAGCCTTGCTAGAAGACGGAACTATGGACTGCAGTACCACCCACCTATGAATAACCATAAACATATCTATTTCTAATCAGGGTGCAAATTTCCTTAACAATAACCTTCATGACTCTGTTTTCAAGATTCACAAATATCCAGGGCAAGCTTTCATCCCAAACAAACTTTCCTTGTACTGCACAGTCAGCAGAGACATAGTGGTGCTCCCAAAAAACAGTCTTCACAAATAATTCAAGTAATATACACATATTACCATAATGCTACAATTTGACACTGAAAAACTAGGTCTTGAGCTGTGATTTGGCTTCTTGTATAGGAGCAAGAAATGGATCAGTCTCCATTTTTTGGCAAAAGCTATCCCACCTTTCTTACAAAAAGGAGGGCAAGAGAAGTCTGTTGCTCCAGTCATTCCTAATTTCAGAAGCTTCTGAAGACACTAAAAGAAGTTCCAAATATCACACCAACCTTCACATATTCAACAGCTCTAGGTGAGAAATCACAGGCATATGCAAAAATATTCAGATCTTCTTCTAAGAGTGGAAACAAGCAGTTGCCAACCCCACAGCCTGCTTCCAGAATGGTCAGTTTCTGAGCTGCAAACTGGGGAGGAataaatccaaaccaaaacatattatttttgttttcctcacaaAATGAGCAGAGATTGATCAATCAGCATTTTAAAAGCTATAATCAATTTTAATTACGACTGATTCAAAAACTCAAGTAGGTACCTCTTGGATAATCTGACACGGCAGAATAGAAATATTGATTTCTGcaaaattacaaatatttttagaatATAGTAAAAATTCTCTAGTCATCTATCCCTTAAGTAATCAACAGCTTGTTGTAGCATTTCTGTCTTGTCTTTCATTCAGCTATAATAAGCAAGAGATGCATCTGGCTATTGCCCTTAACAATGTTCTGCAATTTGCCTATAACACTGGGTGCTGTCCTTTTTAAGTAGTGTTTTGAAGTACACCAACATGCATATGAAAATGTCACATCACAGAGAGACTGTCTATttacaacacaaaacaaatattCCATATTTCCTTCCTAGTATCCAGTATGGGTCAAttataaaatgaaagcaaactgaTGCATCTGACTCTGAGGCAGTATCTCTGGTATTAAGAGAAACTACATAGGGCACTGAAAACTTCACACGTGACAGCTCTTACCCTAGCAGCATTGTAAGAAGTATTATTTAATCACTTGTAAATAATCAATCCCATTATTTACAGAGGAAGCATACAGATCTTACCTCTCGACATGCATTTAACTCTTGAAACTCTCTGGTTGTCCAATGTCTGTCTTTGAAGAAGTTGGTGCTGTTTCTTTTGTAAAATAGATCCCAGTTCTTCTGTGCCTCTTTCTCCAATTTCAGTTGTTTGAACTCAGACACTAAAACACGATCATTTGCCAGTTTCTCAGCTTCTTCTGGGCTAAGGATTCTTGCATTATGGCCCTTTATTTGGCAAGCACCAACTTCAGTAGATGGTGTTATTATATTTAAGCAATTGTCTGATGTCTTTTCTTGGGACATACTAGATTCTTTCATACAAATATGAATGTCAAAGACCAAagggtgacttttttttctttagtgtatGTTTCCATCACTTAACTTAGGTAAAACAACCAAGGATctagaaggagaagaaaaaatgataGTCAGAGTGTGCACTTATGATTTTATGGTGATCTGTCCTACCTGATGGACTGCAATGCCAGCAGATTTCTCTTAATTTCAAGAAATGCTCCATCTACACTATCAACAGTATATGATATCACACTGATGTCAAAGTTAAAGACACTTTAACAGAGTCTGCTGGTCTTCCCCCTGCATCCTAGAAAGCTACCTAACAGGAGAAAGATGGTGCAGCCCTAagcttatttttattaaaaccgacttgaaaaagaaagaggtttGTTTCTTGTTAACCCCAGTTAGAACATCTCAAAAAAattcttaacagaaaaaaaaacaagtgacaTTTAAAAGTACCATTAAAGTTGATGAACCAAACTGCATTAATGTTAGCATTTCTATTTCCTGCTTGCACTTCTGTGAGAAAACACCAGCATTTATAACACCATGACACTCACACATCAAAAACAGTACTGTGGCCAAACTGCATGGAGCCAGCCTGTGTCAGCACTCCTTTCACTCCCTCTTCCTGATCATCCacaccagtttttaaatatacagttttactttcagaagtgaaaaaaaccaaagcagtgAAAAGAGTTCTGTGTAGGCCGAAAAGGGATCCAAATCTTTACTCTGATGTTAAACTAATTCTGACTTCTGCCTTGCCACAAAATTCTAGATCCTGGATAGTGACACACATGAATTAAATCCTGCACAGCCTCGTAACTCCCAGGGAAGCCCAAGTTGCCAAAAATATGTCATTCTTGTATGTTAGTGCCCAGAACTTGGCACTGGTGTCATTTTACCAAAATGGAAATGTGAAAACCCAACAATATCcagcctaaagaaaaaaaatagtgcttCAATTACGTATTTTATCTTACATGAtataaacaaacataaaatacaAACACGTGCATACAAAATAACAAACTGTAAAAATTTTGTCCAGTTTCTCAGGGGACAGACACCCctatttttcctcaaaaaacaatggaaaaagtTACAAAGAATAAATTCCCTTGGAAGTCTTAATCAGAAAAACCCCTACTGTATGCTTGGCACTCTCCAAAAACATTAACGTGTATATTTCTTCAGAGAATGaggtaaggaaaacaaaaataaaatccaagctAATCCTTTCACTGACCCATTTGTGCTCAGAAAACTCTGCGGTGGGAATTTATCACGATAACATACACAGTTTTAACAGCCTGTGTTTAGGCTACAGAGCCATTTAAAGGTGTTTAATCCAGCCGTAAGACCGCAAGCATATACTTCTGTGCGAGCCCCCGGTCTCCTCACAGGGAAGACTTCCCGCCAAGGGCCGTCCCTCGGACCAGCCGCGGCCACCACGGCCGAGCCCACTCTCCCGGTAGCGAAGGCCCCTCCTGTCCGGCCCGGCCCTACCGAGGGCGGGGAGCGCCGGGCCCCCACCTCTCCTCTGAGGGACGTCCCTCCGGGGACCCGCGCCCTTTCCGCAGGTACAGCAGCCCCTGATCAGCCCAGCGACCTCTCCTCGCCTCGCTGTATCCGCCGCCGGCCCCGGAGCACTTTCTCCGCTGCACTCGAGCCCCGGAAGGGCGCCAGGAGGCAGCGCACGGAGGAGAGGAAGGGACCGGccgggctgggaggggaggggacgGGAAACGGGGCTATGAACGGCTCGGCGAACTCGCTGCTGGACAAGGAAGAGCATCCGCTGCAGCTGGGCGAGAGCTTCGAGCGGCGGCCCAAGGCCTCCTTCCACACCATCCGCTGTGAGCACTACCCCTCCTCCCTCCCGGCGGGCCCTGCCGCCGCCTTACTCCCTCCTCTCCTAACGCTCCCCGCGTCCCGTCCCTTGCTGCCTGCCTCGGCGGTGCTTCTGTTGCCGCAGCCGCCGAGCCCCCTCTCCTGGGATCCGTTCCTGCCAGGCGGGCCTCGGGCGAGGAGCAGTACCTGCTCCGCCATCCTCACCAAGGTTTCCTCCCGAGGTCCCGCCGCGGCTTCTTAGTCGTTAAGGGCCATGCGGTCCCCAGTGATTGCGGGGGCCTGCGGCCTGCCACGGTGAAGCCTTCCTGTTGCCCTCCTGCTGTTCCTCACTGCCTCCTTCGTGCCGGCACCCCATGGCTTTATTCCCCGCTAACTCTCCTCTGacccttttccctctcttcttcctaACGCCCTTTTCCCTCCCGGCCCCCACAGCGCTCTTCTCCCCCTTTTCCACTCCCCCCAAGCGCCCGTCgtccctcagcccctctgcatGTTTTCCCCACAGAGGTGTCCTatgctgaggggagaaggggaaggtggaTGTTGGCTGAGAGCAGTGGTGGGGAGGTTTGAATGAGGCAAGCCAGCTTGAGTGGACCAACAGCTTGTGAAGTTTTTCGCTAATCATTTAGGAGCAGAAAGCGATCCCCTCCCTGAGGGGGTGGCCTGCcactgtattttgttttaatggcAGTTGCAGGACAGGTCACCGCAGGCCTCGGCCATGCGAGAGTGTCTGAAGAGCATGGCTGGTTGGCAGCTCAAGCACCTGCAGTTTGATTTTTAACTAGTTATTTTT encodes:
- the METTL6 gene encoding tRNA N(3)-methylcytidine methyltransferase METTL6 isoform X4 — its product is MKESSMSQEKTSDNCLNIITPSTEVGACQIKGHNARILSPEEAEKLANDRVLVSEFKQLKLEKEAQKNWDLFYKRNSTNFFKDRHWTTREFQELNACREFAAQKLTILEAGCGVGNCLFPLLEEDLNIFAYACDFSPRAVEYVKKNALYSTERCKVFQCDLTKDDLLENIPADSVDVVTLIFVLSAIHPDKMHLVLRNIYKYTTSSSAEISVLP
- the METTL6 gene encoding tRNA N(3)-methylcytidine methyltransferase METTL6 isoform X3, whose protein sequence is MKESSMSQEKTSDNCLNIITPSTEVGACQIKGHNARILSPEEAEKLANDRVLVSEFKQLKLEKEAQKNWDLFYKRNSTNFFKDRHWTTREFQELNACREFAAQKLTILEAGCGVGNCLFPLLEEDLNIFAYACDFSPRAVEYVKKNALYSTERCKVFQCDLTKDDLLENIPADSVDVVTLIFVLSAIHPDKMHLVLRNIYKVLKPGRCVLFRDYGLYDHAMLRFKSGSKLGENFYVRQDGTRSYFFTEVHVAS